In one Nodosilinea sp. FACHB-141 genomic region, the following are encoded:
- a CDS encoding alpha/beta hydrolase translates to MTWQPVGGWLRPRTLALSGLSLGLTVLSGLPVQAAEAIFFSYGPVERAVSTSSLETLIESGELTDDLAFYINLVGLSEAEVAQLRQNLDRPLEVDGVLLSRFLYTSVGEELLDQVGVILKTRAGGNGKLSLRAALIQAATSPEGLSAINVVRSLPTDMQISINDAQAVASAVERIVNATTDSIVQLEQITVSQAAQQPPIDYANLADLTVPGPARVQIQRFELTDTQRDGQGPAPGGHRQLYMDVVRPRQWRGQAPVVVFSHGLTSRPEARHQWASHLASHGIVVVLPQHPGSDAQQVADFQAGLSSDVFEVQEFIDRPLDITFVLNELERLNPTEFEGRLKLDQVGVGGHSLGGYTALAVAGAEINFDHLQEVCDRNFIYLNTSLLLQCQALELPQETYRFRDPRVNSVLLVNPVNSSIFGPEGLAAVKVPVMVIAGSHDPATPAVFEQFRTFLWYTTENRSLALIEGQAHIDFSALDAGLSHLLSTLPGLTLAEPEVIDRYMNALGLAFVGRYVARRPEYGLYLRSGYDSYLSQGEPFRLFMVNAGAEVEQQLINPLDELLQPLELPSGELGEPEESEE, encoded by the coding sequence ATGACCTGGCAACCTGTCGGGGGGTGGCTGCGACCTCGGACCTTAGCTCTAAGCGGGCTAAGTCTGGGCTTGACTGTGCTGAGCGGGCTGCCGGTGCAGGCGGCTGAAGCAATTTTCTTTAGCTACGGACCGGTAGAGCGAGCTGTGAGCACCAGTTCTCTCGAAACCCTGATTGAGTCAGGAGAACTCACTGATGACCTGGCCTTCTACATCAATTTGGTCGGGTTGAGTGAGGCCGAAGTGGCTCAACTACGTCAAAACCTCGATCGCCCGCTAGAGGTGGATGGGGTGCTGCTATCCCGTTTTCTCTACACCAGCGTGGGCGAGGAACTGCTTGACCAGGTGGGGGTAATCCTCAAAACCCGGGCTGGCGGCAACGGTAAGCTATCGCTGCGGGCGGCGCTGATTCAAGCGGCGACTTCACCGGAGGGGCTGTCGGCCATCAATGTGGTGCGATCGTTGCCCACCGACATGCAGATCAGTATTAACGACGCCCAGGCAGTAGCTAGCGCCGTCGAGCGCATCGTCAACGCCACCACCGACTCCATTGTTCAGCTAGAGCAGATCACGGTGAGCCAGGCCGCCCAGCAGCCCCCCATCGACTATGCCAACCTAGCCGATTTGACCGTTCCCGGCCCGGCGAGGGTGCAGATTCAGCGGTTTGAGTTGACCGATACCCAGCGCGATGGTCAAGGACCGGCCCCTGGGGGCCATCGCCAGCTCTATATGGATGTTGTGCGCCCCCGCCAGTGGCGTGGCCAGGCTCCGGTGGTGGTGTTTTCCCACGGGCTGACCTCTAGACCCGAGGCGCGGCACCAGTGGGCATCCCACCTGGCTTCCCATGGCATTGTGGTGGTGCTACCCCAGCACCCCGGCAGCGATGCCCAGCAGGTGGCTGACTTTCAGGCGGGCCTCAGCAGCGACGTATTTGAGGTGCAGGAGTTTATCGATCGCCCCCTCGACATTACTTTTGTGCTCAACGAGCTAGAGCGGCTCAACCCCACAGAGTTTGAAGGGCGGCTCAAGCTCGATCAGGTGGGGGTAGGGGGGCACTCGCTGGGGGGTTACACGGCTCTGGCGGTGGCCGGGGCAGAGATTAACTTTGACCATCTCCAAGAAGTTTGCGATCGCAACTTCATTTACCTAAATACGTCGCTGCTGTTGCAGTGTCAGGCACTAGAGCTGCCTCAGGAGACCTACCGCTTTCGCGACCCCAGGGTTAATTCAGTGCTGTTGGTCAACCCGGTCAACAGCAGTATCTTTGGTCCCGAGGGGCTAGCGGCAGTAAAAGTGCCGGTGATGGTGATTGCGGGCAGCCACGACCCCGCCACTCCCGCCGTGTTTGAGCAGTTTCGCACCTTCCTGTGGTACACCACCGAAAATCGTTCCCTGGCGCTGATCGAAGGGCAGGCTCACATTGACTTCTCAGCGTTAGATGCGGGTCTGTCGCACCTGCTGTCTACCCTACCGGGGCTCACCTTGGCCGAGCCGGAGGTGATCGATCGCTACATGAATGCCCTGGGCCTGGCCTTTGTCGGTCGCTATGTGGCTCGCCGACCTGAGTATGGGTTGTATCTGCGATCGGGCTATGACAGCTACCTCAGCCAGGGCGAACCCTTTCGCCTATTCATGGTGAATGCGGGTGCAGAAGTGGAGCAGCAGTTAATAAACCCCCTCGATGAGCTCCTCCAACCGCTAGAACTGCCTAGCGGTGAACTGGGGGAACCGGAAGAATCAGAAGAATAA